AGTAAATCCCGCGATACATAAAATGTCCACAAGACAATGTTTGACGTGGTTTGATAAGAGTATGATGTTTTCAATAATCGCAATTTTAAGCACTTCCTAAACATTCAGGCAGCAATCCAACCAATGAGGCGTAAGGGCAAGGGTGCTCTTGGTGCTCGTTGCGAAGGTTTCATTGGTTCACCCACAAATTTGGTGAGGATTTGATTATATATGTGTCTTTTTGTTGAATGAATTCTAATAGGAtttcattcaaattaaaaattaaggtCACCTGTTTTTGGAAACTAATCTAAATATTTGTGGGACAGATAATTGTGACTTCTACAAGCTTGATGCTATTTGCTGGAAGGTTTGGGTTGGCACCATCGGCAAACAGGAAATCCACGGCAGGATTAAAGCTTGAAGTTAGGGACTCTGGCCTACAGACTGGTGACCCAGCTGGTTTCACTCTTGCAGATACTTTGGCATGTGGATCTGTGGGTCACATTATTGGGGTTGGGGTTGTTCTTGGCCTTAAGAACATTGGTGCACTGTAAATTATCTTAAGCATCTTATTTTATGTTGTTCTTGTCTGCAACATGTGTTTGGTTTGATAACTCCAAAAAAATGTGATTGGTAGCCAAAGTTTAGGGTAATGAGAGTTTAAGGTTGTGCTAGTTGGAGATTGGCATAGGAatcttcttttactttttcatttgcCACAAGTTGAAGAcctaaaaaagattttaaaaacaaaagggaaaatATTACCCAGTACATCAGTCATTTCTAGCCATATTCAGCTTTGATACCATAAAACTTGGCAAACTCAAGGAGTCCTGCATACAGATACGCCTGTGACATACATATTGTGCTGCATTTGtgaaaaaacagaaacaaaattGCAAGAAATTC
The sequence above is drawn from the Castanea sativa cultivar Marrone di Chiusa Pesio chromosome 5, ASM4071231v1 genome and encodes:
- the LOC142634486 gene encoding photosystem I reaction center subunit psaK, chloroplastic, which translates into the protein MATTVMTSLPQFNGLRPNLSAAPVKSMAAIQPMRRKGKGALGARCEGFIGSPTNLIIVTSTSLMLFAGRFGLAPSANRKSTAGLKLEVRDSGLQTGDPAGFTLADTLACGSVGHIIGVGVVLGLKNIGAL